A genomic window from bacterium includes:
- a CDS encoding tetratricopeptide repeat protein produces MTFKQRLRCLLVLLVAMLAWPALVSAMMPAEQHFSFAVKLFQSRTFQLARSQFNSFLERYPQHPRAGDVQYLLAESWYKEGGFYRAEIGFQRVLEYYTLSQYRDEARYRLARCKIELGRHHEAVYELEIFLKEFPSNYLSAEAHYWLAEARYRSKQLEKAALDFAVFRNKFPEHRLMPYAIYSQGWTHYEIARIEAAGATATAAGQAHYRMAEKSFAQLVTEDQPITLRCQALYYRAESFAALGKYKAARESYRQCMRQFPERTLFVYAWYGSAVAQLLNQQPEKAEATLRQLLEKQPKHAVAPLANLRLGMALAKQEKYDEAVRQFISVAVRYPGNTVVPRALYTAGWCRVQQKKYNPAINLFQRMMTTQPSGELAAQGLYLMANAFYKMERFDSSSKVYQDVYHHYPRSVWAPLAMFWAGWSEFALGRYENAGDEFERVIAGFPGHAIVSEACLRLGDVYFKLQKDVKARNQYSKVLQEYPLGREAALAQSGIAWTHFRAEEYAQAEPVYKSIILLYPAGPVQADALMRLGDIAFNRKAYEKADEYYTRVISRYPGKVEYNEALFQSGWSAYRMEKFSRAIARWERLQAEQSQHALAGEALYWTGWAKFRQGFFAESRKLFAAMQEKYPKSHLATDAYLRVGISYYNDKKYKKAITQYKAFVNKYSSDPLVPDALYGIQWSYYQLGEHKKAIEASRRFVKKYPHSPLSADVKYRIGEHYYHRKQYKRARLEFKALLLEYPKSSLVVNSLYWLAWCDFKERRYNEALAYFRKIKNDHSERELAVKSAFWMGTCYFKVREYDQAVHLYDLFVEEHPDNKLAADARFNKAMAYKRLGLDVEAREAYEEVMEFYPQTDLAFKAQMHIAYTLQDGRHYSDAVAEYKKIVDAAPAKFAAEAQFWIGDIYETRKKYNTAINEYTKVADRFPAVQRWSVTSLARVAEIYEKTGRFDAAISTYKRITRFSHDKRWKKSAKARIRLIEEKLATLESIPAPPAGNASPDGKKRDE; encoded by the coding sequence ATGACTTTTAAACAGCGTCTGCGCTGCCTCCTGGTGCTCCTCGTTGCAATGCTTGCCTGGCCGGCCTTGGTGTCTGCCATGATGCCGGCGGAACAGCATTTTTCTTTTGCGGTGAAATTATTTCAGAGCCGTACTTTTCAGTTGGCGCGTTCACAGTTTAATTCTTTTTTAGAGCGCTATCCCCAGCATCCGCGCGCCGGTGATGTGCAGTACCTTTTGGCGGAAAGCTGGTATAAGGAGGGGGGATTTTACCGCGCGGAGATTGGTTTTCAGCGCGTGTTGGAATACTACACCCTGAGTCAATACCGGGATGAAGCCCGGTATCGCCTGGCCAGATGTAAAATTGAACTGGGACGGCATCATGAAGCCGTGTATGAACTGGAAATCTTTCTCAAGGAATTTCCTTCCAATTATCTTTCCGCCGAAGCGCATTACTGGCTGGCTGAGGCGAGGTATCGCAGCAAACAACTCGAAAAAGCAGCACTGGATTTTGCCGTATTTCGAAACAAATTTCCGGAACATCGTTTGATGCCGTATGCCATTTATTCGCAAGGTTGGACGCATTATGAAATAGCACGGATTGAAGCCGCCGGCGCCACCGCTACCGCGGCAGGTCAGGCACACTACCGGATGGCTGAAAAGAGCTTTGCACAGCTGGTGACCGAGGATCAGCCAATTACGTTGCGCTGTCAGGCGTTGTACTACCGGGCGGAATCGTTTGCCGCGCTGGGGAAATATAAAGCGGCCCGGGAGAGTTACCGCCAATGCATGCGGCAATTTCCGGAACGAACACTGTTTGTGTATGCCTGGTATGGAAGCGCGGTTGCGCAATTACTTAATCAGCAACCTGAAAAAGCGGAAGCGACGCTGCGCCAATTGTTGGAAAAACAACCCAAGCATGCGGTTGCGCCTTTGGCCAATCTGCGTTTGGGCATGGCACTGGCCAAGCAGGAAAAATATGATGAGGCGGTCAGACAATTTATAAGTGTGGCGGTTCGCTATCCGGGCAATACCGTGGTCCCGCGTGCACTGTATACTGCCGGATGGTGCCGGGTGCAGCAGAAAAAATATAATCCTGCCATCAATTTGTTTCAAAGAATGATGACGACCCAACCGAGTGGAGAACTTGCCGCACAGGGACTGTATCTGATGGCCAATGCATTCTATAAAATGGAACGCTTTGATTCATCTTCCAAAGTCTATCAGGATGTCTATCATCATTATCCCCGGTCGGTTTGGGCGCCGCTGGCGATGTTTTGGGCGGGGTGGAGTGAATTTGCTTTGGGGCGCTATGAAAACGCCGGAGATGAATTCGAGCGCGTGATTGCCGGGTTTCCGGGCCATGCCATTGTATCTGAGGCCTGTCTGCGTCTGGGAGATGTCTATTTTAAACTGCAAAAGGACGTAAAAGCCCGTAATCAATATTCCAAGGTTTTGCAGGAGTATCCTCTGGGGCGGGAAGCGGCACTTGCCCAATCCGGGATTGCCTGGACTCATTTTCGTGCGGAAGAGTATGCGCAAGCAGAGCCGGTTTACAAAAGCATTATTTTGCTTTATCCGGCAGGACCGGTCCAGGCGGATGCCCTGATGCGTTTGGGTGATATTGCCTTTAATCGCAAAGCCTATGAAAAAGCGGATGAATATTATACGCGCGTCATCAGCCGCTATCCGGGAAAAGTGGAATATAATGAAGCGCTTTTTCAAAGTGGGTGGAGTGCTTACCGAATGGAGAAATTTTCGCGGGCGATTGCTCGGTGGGAACGCTTGCAAGCAGAGCAGTCCCAACATGCGCTGGCCGGGGAGGCGCTCTACTGGACGGGGTGGGCGAAATTCAGACAAGGATTTTTTGCGGAGTCGCGAAAACTTTTTGCGGCCATGCAGGAAAAATACCCCAAGAGCCATCTTGCGACCGATGCTTACTTACGCGTCGGGATTAGTTATTATAATGACAAAAAATATAAAAAGGCCATAACTCAGTATAAGGCTTTTGTGAATAAATATTCTTCAGATCCTTTGGTGCCGGATGCCCTGTATGGGATTCAATGGTCCTATTATCAATTGGGAGAGCATAAAAAAGCGATTGAGGCATCGCGTCGATTTGTGAAGAAATATCCGCACAGTCCGCTTTCAGCGGATGTGAAGTACCGGATTGGCGAGCACTATTATCATCGCAAGCAGTATAAGCGGGCACGTCTGGAATTTAAAGCCCTGCTGTTGGAGTATCCCAAAAGTTCCTTGGTGGTCAATTCTTTGTACTGGCTGGCCTGGTGTGATTTTAAGGAACGCCGCTACAATGAGGCACTGGCGTATTTCCGGAAAATCAAAAACGATCATTCGGAAAGGGAACTGGCGGTGAAGTCGGCATTTTGGATGGGGACCTGTTATTTCAAAGTGCGGGAATATGATCAGGCAGTACACCTCTATGATCTGTTTGTCGAAGAACATCCGGATAATAAATTGGCGGCAGATGCCAGGTTTAATAAAGCCATGGCGTATAAGCGTCTCGGCCTGGATGTGGAAGCACGCGAGGCGTATGAGGAAGTTATGGAGTTTTATCCGCAAACCGACCTTGCTTTCAAAGCCCAAATGCATATTGCCTACACGTTACAGGATGGACGTCATTATTCCGATGCGGTTGCAGAGTATAAAAAAATTGTGGATGCGGCTCCGGCCAAGTTTGCCGCTGAGGCGCAGTTCTGGATTGGTGATATCTACGAAACACGGAAAAAATATAATACGGCAATTAATGAATATACCAAGGTCGCAGACCGGTTTCCTGCGGTGCAGCGCTGGTCGGTGACGTCACTGGCACGGGTGGCTGAAATCTATGAAAAGACCGGGCGATTTGACGCTGCGATCAGTACGTATAAGCGCATCACACGGTTTAGTCATGATAAACGCTGGAAAAAATCAGCTAAAGCCAGGATACGGTTAATTGAGGAAAAACTCGCGACACTGGAATCCATTCCGGCACCGCCGGCGGGTAACGCATCTCCTGATGGGAAGAAAAGGGACGAATGA
- a CDS encoding TonB-dependent receptor: protein MMVWDNQAEYSVIKQSVWIIFFVSFFVVQTPVFAEERGGKLSGDHDKVGAQLDAPDANEPDRGKAGADKNRPTLKLPDIVVRGDRQYRVTAERRDLLLMDPMLGTKEMPADLGKVTVPGLEDDKDAPAADTVTAKSYLFLLEAGIGTSRLGDAKVIAGYEFEHVDMILRADYFSRDHPAVFGIRPFDQGGNMDFELGVRTFSGLKLIAGLRGKAETHRQPEGLAQGWGDWLEQAFGSARINAELEINPRSNILLKTRLGNFYEQGIAPDKRPVVRSRFGEIGAEYEQDIQGLMKEDINLLIKLAIISQEALMESTMQQWRETEYLQHLTAHLRFRPVSTLHLEAGIRMDEFHGVNPKNSSKLVGKASLVLPIGATLYALADGGLQWPLVQEWAFEHPRQALFSLPEAEHVQNDYQVGWRQRFGDLLSTNVAWFRKNSTAFPVWLDGDGDGLFARLELSDGKQEGLMAQMELHYSRTLSQVFRYTYRESDVAGGLLMPNTPRHEGQSELRLTYSELHFTLMYHYLGERYGDPSETQPALGAAHLLGLDADYQLLDYLDVYLKMENMLGYTWEEWKGYSGRTFSFMCGVRIGF, encoded by the coding sequence ATGATGGTATGGGATAATCAAGCAGAATACTCGGTAATCAAACAATCCGTTTGGATCATTTTTTTCGTGTCTTTTTTTGTCGTGCAGACACCGGTTTTTGCGGAAGAACGCGGCGGCAAGCTTTCCGGAGACCATGATAAAGTGGGAGCGCAATTGGATGCGCCGGACGCCAATGAACCGGACCGGGGCAAAGCAGGTGCGGACAAAAACAGGCCTACTTTGAAATTACCGGATATTGTTGTCAGAGGTGACCGCCAGTATAGAGTTACCGCAGAACGCAGAGACCTCCTGCTGATGGATCCCATGTTGGGAACCAAAGAAATGCCGGCAGATCTTGGCAAAGTAACTGTGCCGGGGTTGGAAGATGACAAGGATGCACCGGCAGCAGATACCGTGACTGCCAAGAGCTATCTTTTTCTTTTGGAGGCGGGTATCGGAACAAGCCGGCTCGGGGACGCCAAGGTGATCGCAGGCTATGAATTTGAACACGTGGATATGATATTGCGGGCGGATTATTTCAGCCGGGACCACCCGGCGGTTTTTGGAATTCGTCCTTTTGATCAGGGCGGGAATATGGATTTTGAATTAGGTGTCAGGACTTTTTCCGGTCTAAAATTGATTGCCGGATTGCGGGGCAAGGCGGAGACCCATCGGCAGCCTGAGGGTTTGGCCCAGGGGTGGGGAGACTGGCTGGAGCAAGCGTTTGGAAGTGCCCGAATTAATGCCGAACTTGAAATCAACCCGCGTTCCAATATTTTATTAAAAACCCGTTTGGGAAATTTTTATGAGCAAGGTATCGCGCCGGATAAGCGTCCGGTGGTGCGCAGCCGGTTTGGCGAGATCGGCGCGGAATACGAGCAGGATATTCAGGGGCTGATGAAAGAAGATATCAACCTGCTGATTAAACTCGCCATTATCAGCCAGGAAGCTCTGATGGAGAGTACGATGCAGCAGTGGCGGGAAACTGAATATTTACAGCATCTCACGGCCCATCTCCGGTTTCGCCCTGTATCAACACTTCATTTGGAAGCCGGCATCCGCATGGATGAATTTCATGGCGTGAACCCCAAAAACAGTTCGAAGCTTGTCGGCAAAGCATCGTTGGTGCTTCCGATCGGCGCAACACTTTATGCTTTGGCAGACGGCGGGTTGCAATGGCCTTTGGTACAGGAATGGGCTTTCGAGCATCCGCGTCAGGCACTTTTTAGTCTTCCGGAAGCGGAACATGTTCAAAATGATTATCAGGTTGGCTGGCGTCAGCGCTTTGGGGACCTGTTGTCAACCAATGTGGCTTGGTTTAGAAAAAACAGTACGGCTTTTCCGGTCTGGCTGGATGGCGATGGTGACGGGCTGTTTGCACGGCTTGAACTATCCGATGGAAAGCAAGAAGGCTTGATGGCTCAGATGGAGCTGCACTACAGCCGGACCCTATCGCAGGTGTTTCGCTATACGTATCGGGAAAGCGATGTAGCGGGCGGTCTGTTGATGCCCAATACACCCCGGCATGAAGGTCAATCCGAACTTCGGTTGACATATTCAGAGCTTCATTTTACGCTGATGTATCATTATCTGGGTGAACGGTACGGAGATCCGTCGGAAACCCAACCCGCGTTAGGCGCTGCACATTTACTGGGTTTGGATGCGGATTATCAACTTTTGGACTATCTGGATGTTTATCTTAAGATGGAAAATATGTTGGGATATACCTGGGAAGAATGGAAAGGGTATTCCGGAAGAACGTTTAGCTTCATGTGCGGCGTAAGAATTGGTTTTTAG